From Podospora bellae-mahoneyi strain CBS 112042 chromosome 3, whole genome shotgun sequence, the proteins below share one genomic window:
- a CDS encoding hypothetical protein (EggNog:ENOG503NY5X; COG:G), with protein sequence MGFHVPDFLRPWRATRHADELQVGREGLEPLLASSLSNEPFLPRFSESSEGIMRDIDPDANAVVTAAESRAIRRKIDLIILPLLIWVYFLQILDKTVLGFSAIFGLPEDLDLRGNQYSLVGAIAPIAQLVIQPVSSWLIVRVPHRVLMPALVLGWGLAQTATPFCRDFAQLMTARFFLGVFEGGCLPLFSVITGHWYTRGEQPLRVAAWYGTNGLGTVFAALLSFGLGRVGEGHGGLRGWQWIFLSTGILTVITVPFVYLRLDNDIHSARFLTESQKIGALERVRGNQTGSSSTKENWKWKQIREVLLDIKTWLFLGMALGNNLGAQVTVTFGPLILSGLGYDKYTTTLLNIPFGVMQYLVIMFTAWGAVRLRLKAPTLCAMILIILAGLTTLHTLPRSQNQTGGLLAGFYCLAFIFGCNTLVVSWILANTAGQTKRAAVMSLYNAASSTGNIVGPLLFQTQDAPAYLPGLRTTMGVFAAMLVIVLVQVGVLAGLNKRQERIRVGRGKPARVGDVSVAISDARVGERAFDDLTDLENDEFVYLY encoded by the exons ATGGGGTTTCATGTTCCCGATTTCCTTCGACCATGGCGGGCCACGCGTCATGCAGATGAGCTTCAAGTTGGACGCGAAGGGCTCGAACCCCTGCTGGCTTCTTCACTCTCCAACGAGCCTTTTTTACCTCGTTTCAGTGAAAGCAGCGAAGGGATAATGAGAGATATCGACCCTGATGCGAATGCCGTGGTGACAGCTGCCGAG AGCCGCGCCATCCGCCGCAAAATagacctcatcatcctcccacttctcatCTGGGTGTATTTCCTCCAAATTCTCGACAAGACCGTCCTGGGCTTCAGCGCCATCTTTGGTCTGCCCGAGGACCTTGACCTGCGCGGCAACCAGTACTCTCTCGTTGGCGCCATCGCTCCGATTGCCCAGCTGGTCATCCAGCCTGTCTCCTCATGGCTTATCGTAAGGGTGCCGCACCGGGTGCTGATGCCAGCCTTGGTTTTGGGATGGGGTCTGGCGCAGACTGCCACTCCGTTTTGCAGGGACTTTGCCCAGCTCATGACTGCGAGGttctttttgggggtgtttgagggggggtgttTACCGCTGTTTAGTGTTATTACTGGGCATTGGTACACGAGGGGGGAGCAGCCTTTGAGAGTGGCCGCCTGGTATGGGACAAATGGGTTGGGGACCGTGTTTGCAGCTTTGTTGTCGTTCGGACTGGGGAGGGTCGGGGAGGGACATGGTGGACTTAGAGGATGGCAATG GATCTTCTTGTCCACCGGAATACTCACAGTCATTACCGTCCCCTTTGTCTACCTCAGACTGGACAACGACATTCACTCTGCTCGGTTCCTAACCGAGTCTCAAAAGATTGGGGCGCTGGAAAGAGTAAGAGGCAACCAAACaggctcatcctccacaaaagaaaactgGAAATGGAAGCAAATACGAGAAGTCTTGTTAGACATCAAAACTTGGTTATTTTTGGGAATGGCACTGGGAAACAACCTCGGGGCTCAGGTCACCGTCACGTTTGgtcccctcatcctctccggGCTTGGCTACGATAAATACACCACCACTCTCCTCAACATCCCATTTGGCGTCATGCAATATCTTGTCATCATGTTCACGGCCTGGGGGGCAGTGAGGCTGAGACTTAAAGCCCCGACCTTGTGCGCCAtgatcctcatcatcctggCTGGGCTGACGACTCTGCACACTCTTCCTCGCAGTCAGAATCAAACAGGAGGCCTTTTGGCAGGATTCTACTGTCTTGCTTTCATCTTTGGCTGCAACACGCTGGTTGTATCGTGGATACTGGCCAACACAGCAGGTCAGACTAAGCGAGCTGCCGTCATGTCCTTGTACAACGCTGCGTCTTCGACCGGAAATATCGTCGGACCATTGCTGTTTCAGACTCAAGATGCGCCGGCTTACCTGCCTGGTTTGCGAACCACGATGGGGGTGTTTGCTGCCATGCTTGTCATTGTTTTGGTTCAGGTTGGGGTTTTGGCTGGACTCAACAAGAGGCAGGAAAGGATACGAGTGGGAAGAGGAAAGCCGGCGCGGGTAGGGGACGTGAGCGTGGCAATATCCGATGCAAGAGTGGGAGAAAGAGCATTTGATGACTTGACTGATCTGGAGAACGACGAGTTTGTGTATCTTTACTAG
- a CDS encoding hypothetical protein (EggNog:ENOG503PCVX; COG:S), producing the protein MLCSSLHSAFGSIEHLNHSLGSTPSMPYRANLYLPSTGGIYDHALPLLHPERKRGSAPISPLTNGHPSLITHQPNMKAASILGSALLAAVSVQGHVVPQARDTPVEDLASEEPLQITSLLEEAKAKVINQVALNERKMRKRGLTPSCTVDKLRFRREYGSLSTSERLAYVNAVKCLQTLPPLTPASVAPGARSRFDDFIVTHIQQTLNIHFSGNFQPWHRWYVYQYEKALREECGYNGSQPYWDWPKYSSAPQDSPLFNGDPYSLGGNGEYIPHEGPVIVPPPGVGGGNIQLPAGLGGGYVTTGPFANMTINLGPVGGLEGVPAGPLGGLGYNPRGLKRDIGPAMNQRYANWTTVLTLLSQPNIDAFRHVSEGVPYTPEIGPHGGMHYNIGGDPGGDLFTSPGDPAFWVHHGQMDRMWAVWQALGSPFSTTRYTDLGTGPYAHQSWANEPPSPLTPLTEVLDMGYAAPSTTIANVMSTTGGEFCYFYL; encoded by the exons ATGCTATGCAGTAGCCTTCACTCGGCATTTGGTTCTATTGAACACTTGAACCACTCTTTGGGTTCGACCCCGAGCATGCCATATCGGGCCAACCTATATCTTCCCTCCACCGGTGGTATTTATGATcacgccctcccccttcttcacccagaGCGAAAACGTGGCAGTGCTCCAATTTCTCCCTTGACGAACGGCCATccttccctcatcacccatcaGCCAAACATGAAGGCCGCCAGCATTCTCGGATCTGCCCTCCTGGCAGCTGTCTCCGTTCAGGGGCATGTCGTCCCACAGGCCAGAGACACCCCGGTCGAGGACCTCGCGTCTGAGGAGCCATTGCAGATCACTTCGCTGCTTGAGGAAGCCAAGGCGAAAGTCATCAATCAGGTCGCCCTCAATGAGCGCAAGATGCGCAAGCGCGGGCTCACGCCCTCTTGCACAGTTGACAAATTGCGGTTTCGTCGGGAGTA TGGCTCTCTCTCGACCTCTGAGCGTCTCGCCTACGTCAACGCTGTCAAGTGTCTCCAgacccttccccctctcacACCTGCTAGTGTCGCGCCGGGAGCAAGGTCTCGGTTCGATGACTTTATCGTGACCCATATCCAGCAAACCCTCAACATCCACTTCAGCGGCAACTTCCAGCCATGGCATCGGTGGTACGTCTACCAGTACGAGAAGGCCCTTCGTGAGGAGTGCGGCTACAACGGGTCTCAGCCCTACTGGGACTGGCCCAAGTACTCGTCGGCCCCTCAAgactcccccctcttcaacgGCGACCCTTACAGTCTCGGCGGCAACGGGGAGTACATCCCTCATGAGGGCCCCGTCATCGTGCCTCCTCCCGGCGTCGGTGGCGGCAACATCCAGCTTCCCGCCGGCCTCGGAGGCGGCTATGTCACGACTGGCCCCTTCGCCAACATGACCATCAACTTGGGACCCGTCGGTGGTCTGGAGGGAGTGCCTGCTGGTCCTCTCGGTGGTCTTGGTTACAACCCGCGCGGTCTCAAGAGAGACATCGGCCCGGCTATGAACCAGCGCTACGCCAATTGGACCACCGTCCTCACTCTCCTCTCTCAGCCCAACATTGATGCCTTCCGCCACGTCTCCGAAGGTGTCCCCTACACCCCCGAGATCGGCCCCCACGGAGGCATGCACTATAACATCGGTGGTGATCCTGGCGGTGATCTCTTCACCTCTCCTGGGGATCCCGCCTTCTGGGTGCATCACGGACAGATGGATCGCATGTGGGCTGTGTGGCAGGCCCTGGGCTCTCCCTTCAGCACCACCCGCTACACCGACCTGGGTACTGGTCCTTATGCCCACCAGAGCTGGGCCAACgagcctccttcccccttgACTCCCCTGACCGAGGTCCTTGACATGGGCTATGCTGCCCCGTCGACCACCATTGCCAACGTCATGTCCACCACTGGCGGGGAGTTCTGCTACTTTTACCTCTAG
- a CDS encoding hypothetical protein (EggNog:ENOG503NZ5V; COG:S): MASSNGVSLPPDENRGPEILAICGTLVALSVLIVGLRIWVRARMIGQVGIDDWTIIAATAVIFVEMMIIIPQVHYGAGRHVQYIEPPSNVTKGLHLNFVTQPLCLIALCLTKVSVGFFLLRLTPSKRFRRFVIGMIIFTVLSATGNFLTVFFQCQPLAFTWGGVSEGKCMPPDNLKFAAFFNSSVAVLSDIIFALLPVPMLWKVQLNWKVKSAVAAILALGVFAAVAAIVKITFLGSYGKHGDFLWDSADLTIWTTIEICTAIIAASFPCLKPLFKTLFDGSSARISGYGSGYKGYVRDTNNGTKSGNRNTHRSKGTVTITAGGNDTEFELYGGKKFSSDVKAGNASSMSMGSEASILKETTRGDGITKTTSVCVSSVRDEETGR, encoded by the exons ATGGCAAGCAGCAACGGCGTCTCGCTCCCTCCCGACGAGAATAGGGGTCCCGAGATCCTCGCTATTTGCGGTACGCTGGTAGCTCTCTCTGTGCTCATTGTAGGCTTGAGGATATGGGTCCGGGCTCGCATGATCGGGCAGGTCGGCATCGACGACTGGACCATCATCGCTGCCACG GCGGTTATTTTTgtggagatgatgatcaTCATCCCGCAGGTTCACTATGGAGCAGGACGACACGTCCAGTACATCGAGCCCCCTTCCAACGTCACGAAGGGCCTCCATCTCAACTTTGTCACCCAGCCGCTATGCCTCATTGCTCTTTGCCTGACCAAGGTAAGCGTGGGCTTCTTCCTGCTCCGCTTAACTCCATCCAAGAGGTTCCGAAGATTCGTGATTGGCATGATCATCTTTACTGTCCTATCTGCAACCGGAAACTTCT TAACTGTCTTCTTCCAATGCCAACCCCTCGCCTTTACCTGGGGGGGTGTCAGCGAAGGGAAATGCATGCCTCCTGATAACCTCAAGTTTGCCGCCTTCTTCAATTCATCAGTTGCCGTTCTGAGCGATATAATTTTCGCCCTTTTACCGGTCCCCATGTTATGGAAGGTGCAGCTCAACTGGAAAGTCAAGAGTGCCGTGGCGGCTATCCTGGCCTTGGGTGTTTtcgctgctgttgctgccattGTCAAGATTACCTTCCTGGGGTCTTACGGAAAACACGGAGACTTCCTCTGGGACTCTGCGGACCTTACCATTTG GACAACAATCGAGATCTgcaccgccatcatcgccgccagcTTCCCATGTCTCAAGCCCCTCTTCAAAACCTTGTTCGACGGCTCTTCAGCCCGCATCAGCGGCTACGGCTCCGGCTACAAGGGCTACGTCCgcgacaccaacaacggtACAAAGAGTGGCAACAGAAACACACACCGGTCAAAGGGCACAGTCACGATCACCGCAGGCGGCAACGATACCGAGTTCGAGCTATATGGTGGCAAGAAGTTCTCCTCGGATGTCAAGGCTGGTAATGCTTCTAGTATGAGTATGGGTTCTGAAGCAAGCATTCTCAAGGAAACCACCAGAGGGGACGGCATCACCAAGACAACATCGGTCTGTGTGTCTAGTGTCAGGGACGAGGAGACGGGCAGATGA
- a CDS encoding hypothetical protein (EggNog:ENOG503P48K; COG:S), producing MRFSALFLAGAASAAVIERQTLITPQVPDASDIKILGVTAIGTGCPAGHAFVNVDATGTIFDVAFDKYIVSAGPGTSPATDSRKNCRISINLQFPSGYQFSVIETRFTGYASLAQGQTGTVRAGYTFSGDPRQEVVFQKNLVAPYEDNYNMLAGVGVEAFSACGKTTAILNVNSEIRITPLATPYFGTMTVSAPQKLALKWRRCVPTSSA from the exons ATGCGTTtctccgccctcttccttgccggcgccgcctcggccgccgTCATTGAGCGCCAGACCTTGATCACTCCTCAGGTCCCCGACGCCAGCGACATCAAGATCCTCGGCGTCACTGCCATCGGTACTGGCTGCCCTGCTGGCCACGCCTTTGTCAACGTTGACGCCACTGGCACCATCTTTGATGTTGCCTTTGATAAATACATTGTCTCTGCCGGCCCTGGCACCAGCCCCGCCACTGACAGCCGCAAGAACTGccgcatcagcatcaacctGCAGTTTCCCTCAGGATACCA GTTCTCCGTCATCGAGACCCGCTTCACCGGTTATGCTTCCCTCGCCCAGGGCCAGACCGGTACCGTCCGCGCCGGCTACACCTTCTCCGGCGACCCGCGCCAGGAGGTCGTCTTCCAGAAGAACCTCGTCGCCCCTTACGAGGACAACTACAACATGCTCGCCGGCGTCGGTGTCGAGGCCTTCTCCGCCTGCGGCAagaccaccgccatcctcaacgtCAACTCCGAGATCCGCATTACTCCTCTTGCGACCCCCTACTTCGGAACCATGACTGTTAGTGCTCCCCAAAAGCTCGCGCTCAAGTGGCGCCGTTGCGTTCCCACGTCAAGCGCCTGA
- a CDS encoding hypothetical protein (COG:P; EggNog:ENOG503NW17) has product MSTAPEKEDKRDPSRVLGALLGVHAGDSLGATLEFMSWEEIRQKFPSPLRDIIGGGHFGWKAGDATDDTDLTRAVLLAYYDEARNDKKGQGGEGVVERAAWYFVDWFEGRDWPGRVKGRKPRDVGGATAQGIMAFKAYGDASDSGAGEGRAGNGSLMRCVPTALFQRDKGGMVEESMGISAITHDDSCCVVSCVVYNALVRALVEGKNAEEAWQAGMEVLKGVGDKEKREGRGGGRVESAVGKVQRAMEGGRHRVKLDDFALHGPRSARNFREELPRGASGYVLESLKLAVAAMFDPRSLEDILVDVVRVGRDTDTNGAIAGGLLGARDGAEAIPLRWREKLQHGREFAEIAEYLLSSS; this is encoded by the coding sequence ATGTCAACCGcaccagaaaaagaagacaaaagaGACCCCTCCCGCGTGCTGGGAGCGCTGCTGGGCGTCCACGCAGGTGACAGCCTGGGCGCGACGCTAGAGTTCATGTCCTGGGAGGAGATCCGACAAAagttcccctcccctctgaGAGACATCATCGGCGGGGGGCATTTTGGGTGGAAGGCGGGGGATGCGACGGACGATACTGACCTTACGAGGGCGGTGTTGCTGGCTTATTATGATGAGGCGAGGAACGACAAAAAAGggcagggaggggagggggtggtggaaagggcGGCGTGGTATTTTGTTGATTGGTTTGAGGGTAGGGATTGGCCGGGaagggtgaaggggaggaagccgagggaTGTTGGGGGGGCCACGGCGCAGGGGATCATGGCGTTCAAGGCGTATGGGGATGCGAGCGActcgggggcgggggaggggagggcggggaatGGGAGTCTGATGAGGTGTGTACCTACTGCCTTGTTTCAACGGGAtaagggggggatggtggaggagagtaTGGGGATTTCGGCTATTACGCATGATGACAGTTGCTGTGTTGTTAGCTGTGTGGTGTATAATGCTTTGGTGAGGGCTCTGGTGGAAGGGAAGAATGCGGAAGAGGCGTGGCAGGCCGGcatggaggtgttgaagggtgttggggacaaggagaagagggaggggagaggagggggacgggTTGAGAGTGCGGTGGGAAAGGTGCAGAgggcgatggaggggggCCGACATAGGGTGAAGTTGGATGATTTCGCACTCCACGGACCGAGGAGCGCAAGGAACTTTCGAGAGGAGCTCCCGCGGGGAGCCTCGGGCTATGTGCTCGAGTCCCTCAAGCTTGCTGTGGCCGCCATGTTTGACCCGAGGTCGTTGGAAGACATTCTCGTCGATGTTGTGAGAGTAGGACGGGATACGGATACCAACGGCGCCATTGCGGGAGGTCTCCTGGGGGCCCGGGACGGGGCCGAGGCGATACCACTGCGCTGGCGAGAGAAGCTGCAACATGGCAGGGAGTTTGCAGAAATTGCGGAGTACCTGCTGTCCTCGTCGTAG
- a CDS encoding hypothetical protein (COG:P; EggNog:ENOG503NW17): protein MAAGNPHAPTNPSGLRQSITAGSYGSIDSGLSSSPDQPGTGYFDRRHSAGPSRPNPTEATSLLDSALDFREHEHAHDGPCDHGTFSPRPTSPRSFLGGSGSARDGDSAAQSESEAEPAMGGASAPAEGQNNAPRQRRPKTWAARMRSKKMSTSRDLAERHGIRDNALMYMSYYMPVLVWAREYSWSYFKGDFVAALTVAGMYVPMALSLADNLAHVPPINGLYSFVFNPFIYALLGSCPAMVIGPEAAGSLLVGTVIKGSVDKGEGGDNDAILHARICGIVAGLAGAMVLIAGVARLGFLDSVLSRPFLRGFISAIGAVIAVDQLIPELGLQKLAEEARVGHASSVDKLWFILGNLDKAHTLTFTVAATSFVVIMVCREIKRRLQPRYPGVAYIPDRFLVVVLSAFLTYYFEWDKAGVAVLGKVEAASGHSFTFRWPFKWSNMVYIREATSTAFLIALLGFFESSVAAKSLGGASFAEIQLSPNRELVALGVANIVGGCFMSLPGFGGYGRSKVNRSTGGRTPMSSIILSGLTLLCITFCLPYLYYLPKPVLSSLISVVAWSLIEECPHDISFFLKIHAWNELGLMLTILLTTIFFSLTFGMAIGVFLSLLQVIRHATRPRIQILGRIPGTNRFENAEANPDRLEFIEGCLIVKIPEPLTFANTGELKTRLRRLELYGTSMAHPALPRLRREDSNRNIIFDIHGVTGLDGSGAQVLEEIVRDYRQRGVRIFFSRVPSRDSKVGRTLIRSGIMDLAGGEDHFVNDVSEALKLSEVEEGGEGVLN, encoded by the exons ATGGCGGCGGGCAATCCTCACGCGCCGACGAATCCGAGCGGCCTGCGCCAGAGCATCACAGCCGGATCGTACGGATCCATCGACTCGggcttgtcctcctcccccgaccaGCCCGGTACCGGCTACTTTGACCGGAGACACTCGGCCGGCCCGAGCCGCCCAAACCCCACCGAAGcgacctccctcctcgactcGGCCCTCGACTTCAGGGAACACGAACACGCCCACGACGGCCCCTGCGACCACGGCACCTTCTCCCCTCGCCCGACAAGCCCCCGGTCGTTCCTCGGTGGCAGTGGCAGTGCCAGAGACGGCGACAGCGCAGCTCAATCCGAAAGCGAAGCCGAGCCGGCAATGGGTGGTGCTTCCGCCCCGGCAGAGGGGCAAAACAATGCACCACGGCAGCGCAGGCCAAAAACatgggcggcgaggatgcgCAGCAAAAAGATGAGCACGAGTAGGGATCTTGCTGAGCGGCACGGCATCCGGGACAATGCGCTCATGTACATGTCGTATTACATGCCTGTGCTGGTCTGGGCCAGGGAGTACAGCTGGAGCTACTTCAAGGGCGACTTTGTGGCCGCGCTGACGGTGGCGGGCATGTACGTCCCCATGGCGCTGTCGCTGGCGGACAATCTGGCCCATGTCCCGCCCATCAATGGGTTGTATTCGTTTGTTTTCAACCCGTTCATATACGCGCTTTTGGGGAGCTGTCCAGCGATGGTTATCGGGCCCGAGGCCGCGGGGTCGCTGCTTGTGGGGACGGTGATCAAGGGGAGCGTGGataagggggagggaggggacaaTGATGCGATTTTGCATGCGAGGATTTGTGGCATTGTGGCCGGGCTGGCGGGGGCGATGGTGCTGATTGCCGGCGTGGCGAGGCTCGGGTTTTTGGATAGTGTGCTATCGAGGCCGTTCCTTCGGGGCTTTATCAGTGCCATTGGTGCCGTGATTGCGGTTGACCAGCTGATCCCCGAGCTGGGGTTGCAgaagctggcggaggaggcgcgTGTTGGACACGCGAGCAGTGTTGACAAACTGTGGTTTATCCTCGGGAACTTGGACAAGGCGCACACGCTGACGTTCACTGTGGCTGCTACGAGCTTTGTTGTCATCATGGTCTGCCGTGAGATCAAAAGGAGACTGCAGCCCCGATATCCGGGGGTGGCCTACATTCCAGATCGGttcctggtggtggttctgtCGGCCTTTTTGACGTACTATTTTGAATGGGACAAGGCCGGTGTTGCTGTCCTGGGCAAGGTCGAGGCAGCAAGTGGGCACTCGTTCACTTTCCGCTGGCCGTTCAAGTGGTCCAACATGGTGTATATCCGCGaagccaccagcaccgccttCCTGATTGCTCTGCTGGGTTTCTTCGAGTCGTCTGTTGCCGCAAAGAGTCTGGGCGGAGCGTCGTTCGCGGAGATCCAGCTCAGTCCCAACCGGGAGCTCGTTGCGTTGGGCGTCGCCAATATCGTTGGCGGGTGCTTCATGAGCTTGCCTGGGTTTGGCGGCTATGGCAGGAGCAAGGTGAACAGGTCGACCGGTGGGAGAACACCCATGTCGTCCATCATCCTGAGCGGCCTGACACTGCTCTGCATTACCTTTTGCTTGCCCTATCTCTACTATCTCCCG AAACCAGTCCTTTCATCCCTGATCTCGGTCGTTGCGTGGTCACTGATCGAGGAATGCCCTCACGACATCTCCTTCTTTCTCAAGATCCACGCGTGGAACGAGCTGGGCCTCAtgctcaccatcctcctgaCCACCATATTCTTTAGCCTGACGTTCGGCATGGCCATTGGCGTCTTCTTATCACTCCTGCAAGTCATCCGGCATGCCACGCGCCCACGCATCCAGATCCTCGGTCGCATTCCGGGCACCAACCGGTTCGAGAACGCCGAGGCCAATCCGGACAGATTGGAGTTTATTGAGGGATGCCTGATCGTCAAGATCCCAGAACCTTTAACTTTTGCCAACACGGGTGAGCTCAAGACAAGACTGCGGCGGCTGGAGCTGTACGGGACTAGCATGGCACATCCTGCCCTGCCCAGACTGCGCAGGGAAGACTCCAACAGAAATATCATCTTTGACATTCACGGCGTCACGGGCCTGGATGGGAGCGGTGCGCAGGTCTTGGAGGAGATTGTCAGAGACTACCGCCAGAGGGGCGTCAGAATCTTCTTCAGCCGGGTGCCATCGCGGGATTCCAAGGTGGGCAGGACACTGATTCGTAGCGGGATTATGGACCTGGCAGGGGGAGAGGACCACTTTGTGAATGATGTGTCCGAAGCACTCAAGTTGagcgaggttgaagagggaggagagggcgtgCTCAACTGA
- a CDS encoding hypothetical protein (EggNog:ENOG503P1MN; COG:S), whose amino-acid sequence MSDNDLTVEEKVAIAALVISLFALLGVILQYVQAVIGRINGLSIRDREVLGKWAEHAKISFRWFRGEVQYEAPIIFMAASNNTRGPIDDKEIWYVDGTRESCEKTRVELPTNDLRERVHTHKNELATWILAIEAAQMMERDSKQWEANEWRKFATESGTRSPVTLPYEGPVSLAVAIQPMRRSFDKHPAVKRPYATTAICHIIELCAVLGIYWKEFDRDNNKYRAEGNGYSVLGNRVHDFGLVFTFEKPGWPRFEKNRVIPTSEVKELSFGNVPTFYRDKKDDRNWKAPINEQKDLKTLQLGSRTEIAETLNLIRCNEYTTQCYSDETKKHVHLFPVVFEVLAMLARPFHIKDRPFTYLPNPVAFALNKQAFSPRRLLSEFRKRLNFEINTDQGPKYTPPTELANIDRLASDLEEELPKRDGEYSPKCLNDLHEAIDEVGDSILNKTSKDVVLDVLRRHVQEVLLAINTSQRDIDWAEYNPTAAAPPPTGRPTHLPMAASAPGTPAQPLLFPPIPTDEGATGDVSFDDLLKTPHEKREAALIKHYFDDIRIRAVSLDDTNQHYDQEAAQASKDIHYSEPGYDGLGLVGLQQTTTAQTMGTMSEDGTGNTTTHSSPRPPTLGINSRRATGTFSNGRLPPTPSRAETWRKHGLTNTEIRRNTIWFALVFRMICWLLLHDFDKKDVQLPKSELMGSRLSVFIV is encoded by the coding sequence ATGAGCGACAACGATCTCACCGTGGAGGAAAAGGTGGCCATTGCCGCCCTGGTCATCTCACTTTTCGCCTTGCTTGGCGTAATATTGCAGTATGTTCAAGCCGTCATTGGGAGGATCAACGGTCTCTCGATTCGCGACAGAGAGGTCTTGGGAAAATGGGCAGAACACGCCAAGATCAGCTTCAGGTGGTTCCGGGGCGAGGTGCAGTACGAGGCGcccatcatcttcatggctgccagcaacaacacgaGGGGTCCCATCGACGACAAGGAGATTTGGTACGTGGACGGCACGCGCGAGAGCTGTGAAAAGACCAGAGTTGAGCTGCCGACCAACGATCTGAGGGAGCGGGTCCACACGCACAAGAACGAGCTGGCGACGTGGATCTTGGCCATCGAGGCAGCGCAGATGATGGAGCGGGACTCGAAGCAATGGGAGGCGAACGAGTGGAGGAAGTTTGCGACGGAGAGCGGCACGCGAAGCCCTGTCACTCTTCCGTATGAGGGGCCGGTGTCGCTGGCGGTGGCTATTCagccgatgaggaggagttttGACAAGCATCCTGCTGTGAAGAGGCCTTACGCGACGACGGCGATTTGTCATATCATCGAGCTCTGCGCCGTGCTTGGGATATACTGGAAGGAGTTTGACCGTGACAACAACAAGTACCGCGCCGAGGGGAACGGGTATAGTGTGCTCGGGAACAGGGTCCATGACTTTGGTCTGGTGTTCACGTTCGAGAAGCCCGGCTGGCCGAGGTTCGAGAAGAACAGGGTGATACCGACATCTGAGGTCAAAGAGCTCAGTTTTGGGAACGTCCCGACCTTTTATCGggacaagaaggacgacAGGAATTGGAAAGCGCCCATCAACGAGCAGAAAGATCTCAAGACGCTGCAGCTGGGGAGCCGTACCGAGATTGCCGAGACGCTCAACCTGATCCGGTGCAACGAATACACGACGCAGTGCTACTCGGACGAAACAAAGAAGCATGTGCATTTGTTTCCTGTTGTCTTTGAAGTCTTGGCCATGCTGGCAAGGCCATTTCACATCAAGGATCGGCCATTCACTTATCTGCCCAACCCCGTGGCATTCGCTCTGAACAAGCAGGCCTTTTCGCCCCGGCGCCTGCTGAGCGAGTTCCGCAAGAGGCTGAACTTTGAGATCAACACAGACCAGGGGCCAAAATACACACCCCCAACCGAACTCGCCAACATTGACAGACTGGCCAGCGACCTGGAAGAAGAGCTTCCCAAACGTGACGGAGAATACTCGCCCAAGTGCCTCAATGATCTGCACGAGGCCATTGACGAGGTCGGTGACAGCATCCTGAACAAGACGTCCAAAGATGTCGTGCTCGACGTCCTCCGCCGTCATGTCCAGGAGGTTCTGCTGGCAATCAACACCTCTCAACGAGACATCGACTGGGCGGAATACAACCCAACAGCTGCCGCCCCGCCGCCTACCGGGAGACCAACTCACCTCCCAATggcagcatcagcaccagGCACACCGGCGCAACCCCTCCTGTTCCCACCGATACCGACCGACGAAGGCGCAACAGGCGATGTGTCCTTTGACGATCTACTCAAGACACCACACGAGAAGCGCGAGGCGGCTTTGATCAAGCACTACTTTGACGATATCCGCATCAGGGCCGTCAGCCTTGACGACACAAACCAGCATTATGACCAGGAGGCTGCCCAAGCCTCCAAGGATATTCACTACTCCGAGCCCGGGTACGACGGGCTTGGTTTGGTGGGGCTGCAGCAGACTACAACGGCGCAGACAATGGGGACCATGAGTGAGGATGGCACCGGAAACACGACGACACACTCCTCACCCAGGCCGCCGACACTCGGGATAAACTCGAGGAGGGCCACAGGGACGTTCAGCAATGGCAGGCTACCGCCCACCCCGAGCAGGGCGGAAACATGGAGGAAGCACGGACTGACGAATACGGAGATCAGGAGGAACACCATCTGGTTTGCGCTGGTGTTTAGGATGatctgctggctgctgctacATGACTTTGACAAGAAGGATGTGCAGCTTCCCAAGAGCGAGCTGATGGGCAGTCGGCTGAGTGTGTTTATTGTATGA